In Thermobaculum terrenum ATCC BAA-798, the DNA window GATGGAACTGGTACATCTCCATATCTTCAAGGGGCAACCCGTGCCTGTAGACTATTGCGACTCCGTCTCCAGTACAGGCCAGAGCATTGCTGGTAATCTTCCACGCTCGTCCATATCCTCCTACCGCGAGCAGCACGGCTTTCGAGTGGAAGACATGGATCTCACCGTCCTGTATGTTAAGTGCAACTACTCCGCAACATGCATCGTCCTGAAAGATTAAATCTAATAGTTGGAACTCAGAAAAGAAGTGAACATCGTGCTTAATACATTGCTGATATAAGGTCTGAAGGATCATATGTCCCGTGCGGTCTGCCGCAAAGCAAGACCTGCGTACTGGCCCTTCCCCAAAGTTTCTGGTATGACCACCGAACCTGCGTTGGTCTATCTTGCCGTCTGGTGTGCGACTGAAGGGCAGTCCGTAATGTTCAAGCTCGTAAACACCTTCTATAGCCTCTCTAGCTAGGATCTCGGCAGCATCTTGATCCACCAGGTAGTCCCCACCCTTGATGGTGTCAAACATATGCCATTCCCAGTGATCCTCTTCTAGGTTCCCTAGAGCTGCACCTATACCACCTTGTGCAGCTCCAGTATGAGACCGAGTGGGGTAAAGTTTACTGATGACCGCTGTTCGTATATTGGGGTTTTGAGCTAGCTGCAATGCTGCCATCAAGCCGGCGCCACCGGCACCAACTATCACTGCATCGTACCTATGATACACCTCAAGTCTCCTTAGCTAGTCTGAGGTTGGAAGGTTAGTATTACCAACGCTCCGAGAACCGTGAATATGAGAGATATGGAGTAAAGGGCTGATAGCGCAAACAACCGCCAGCTGCGGGATCTGATGTAGTCGTGGATTATTACTCTTATACCGTTGACTCCATGACTCATAGCCAATAGCAACAATACTAGATCGTAAGTCCTCCAGAATGGAGTTGCATATCTAGCTGCCACGAAAGCATAGTTTATCTGCTCAACAGGAGTGGCTATATGCATGATGTACACATGCCCTAGTGCCAGAAACAGAAGAAGCACGCCTGAAATCCTGAAGTAATACCAAGACCAAAGCTCGAAGGTGCCTGTCGGCCTCTCTGCCCTTCGTCTATCGTACATACATAGCCCCTCTCTAAGCCTTGAAGAATATTGGCCCAAGTAGCAAGATCCCCGTGGGGATCAGGCATACGATAGTCAGACCTAAGGCCGCATAAAACATCTGCTTCTGATACTTATAGCCGGATGGCCAGAAATCTATAATTATGATTCTTACCCCGTTGAATGCATGATAAAGTACACCCGCTATAAGTACGAACTGGAGAAATCTCATGATTGCCCACTCGTGATATATACGAGTTATGGCATCGTAGTATTTTGGTCCCCACCCAATCAGCGCCGTGTCCACTATATGTATGAACAGGAACAGTAGAACCCCAACACCGCTGATTCTATGAAAGATCCATGCCCACATACCCTCTCGACCACGGTACATCTGTCAACTGCCTCCTGCTGGTAGAAGATGATCCAACCATGGGCATTATAGATGCGACTTGGGAGTTAGACAACTGTTCCTACATTTTCTGTAGCTTCTCCACTATAGCCCTAGCTACTTCGCTGGTGCCTGAAGCCCTATCACGCTGATCCATGGGAAGTAAATCATAGGTTACGGTCTTACCCTCTGCGATCACCTCAGCTATGGCTCGCTCAAGCTTATCTGCAGCGTCACGTTCACCTAGATGCCTAAGCATCATGACACCAGATAGCATCATTGCCATGGGGTTGGCTTTGTTCTGCCCTGCATATTTGGGCGCACTACCATGTATTGGCTCAAATAGAGCACCGTCCTCTCCTATGTTGGCTCCCGGTGCTACTCCGAGTCCACCTACCAGTCCAGCGCATAGATCTGAAATTATATCTCCATATAGATTGGGGCATAGGAGCACATCGTAGAGTTCAGGCTTCTGGACCAACTGCATGCACATGTTGTCGACTATGACATCGTTACATTCAATCTCAGGATACTCTTTGGCTACCTCGCGGGCGATCTCAAGGAAGAGTCCATCGGTGTATTTCATTATGTTGGCTTTATGCACTATAGAGACTTTCTTTCTGCCATTTTGTCGTGCGTATTCGAAGGCAAAACGCGCTATTCTTCTCGTCCCCTCTACCGAGATAAACTTTATTCCTATCCCGCTCTCGTCTGGAATCTTGGCAGAGGATAGCTTAGAAAGGAATTCTGTCGCTTCCTTGGCCTCCTGAGTTCCTCTCTCAAACTCGATACCGCTGTACAGATCTTCCGTGTTCTCTCTAACTACCACTAAGTCAATGTTCTCATACCTGGATTGGACTCCCTTGTAGGTTTTGCAAGGGCGAAGGTTAGCATATAGATTTAGAGCCTTCCTTAAGGCAACGTTTACGCTGCGGAAGCCCGTACCGACTGGAGTCGTTATAGGTCCCTTTAGTGCTACTTTATTCTTCTTTATGCTGTCTATAACCCTCTGGGGTAGTGGAGTACCCTCGGCTGCTATAACATTCTCTCCTGCCTGCTGAATATCCCACTCGAACGGAACTCCAGTGGCTTCCAAAACCATCTTGGTGGCCTCAGTAAGCTCTGGCCCAATGCCATCTCCTGGTATTAGGGTGATTCTATAGGTCACTGACTACCTCCACGACTTAGTAATTTAGAATCGTTTGTACTTCTACAAAAAATTATGGAGCCTCTGAAATAGGCTCCATAGCGCATTCTACTCTGATTCTGAGTCTAAGGAGATCTTTTCGTCCAAGCTGAAGTTAAGGTTTGGAAACTCCCACTTCTTGGCTACGCCGTCTCTGTCGAGCGCTATAATGTAGCCCCTCTCTTTGTCCTTGTTAGAGAGCAGTGTCTGTACAGCATCCTGAAAGGATTGCTTTGCCTGTCTTTTGAGTGCTTCTACGTTATCTTGCTTCACAATAGCAACAAACTGTGGGCCACCTACATGCCCTAGAAAACCATCTGAGGGTTCACAGTTATTTACAGCTTTTTGAAGGCACTCGGAGGCTGTTCTTATGAGATTGTCACCCTCGCTAAATGAGTAGGCTTCATTATAGATCCTAAAATTGGAAATAGTGATGCTCACAACTTTCCAGTCTGTTCCGGGTCTGATACGCTTATCGATCTCTTCCTCTATTGCTCTCTTTCCCGGAAGACCGGTTAGATCTGATATCTTCTCACTATAAAGGTGATATAGTCTGGCTCTTATTCTGATAAGTAGCTCATCGATATCAAAGGGCTTTGTAACGTAGTCTTCCGCACCGCTCTCATAGCCGGCTACCAGATCAGAGGTTAGACTCTTAGCAGTCAGCATTATTACAGGGATATCTTGTAGCTTGGGATCGGCTTGCATCCTGGTACAGACTTCGTACCCGTCTATGCCCGGGAGCATGATATCCAGGATGACAAGATCAGGTGGACGTATCCTCATAAGATCGAGGGCATACTCACCTGAGGGAGCGGTATCTACCGTATATCCCTCCATGGTTAGATGCTCTTTCAACAGATCTAGTAGTGCCGGTTCATCATCTACAACTAAGATTCTACTCATTACGTACCTTACTGAGCTGCTAATTGCTCTTCCCTTCTATACTTGTCGGCCGTCCTTAGCTTCCTTTTGAGTTCGGACTCACTAATGTCCAGTATCTCTGCCGCCAAGGCATGATCACCTTTGGCTTTCTCTAATGCTTCGAGTATGATCTTCGACTCTATTATCCGCATAGCCTCATCGAGAGAGCGAGTCTTATCTATGACCTCACTCAGGTCTATATTTCTGCCAGTCCTAATCTGGCTGAATACAAGATGGTGAGTAGTTATTACTCCTCCCTGAGCAAGTATGACGGCTCTCTCGATAGTGTTTTCAAGCTCTCTAACATTACCTGGCCAATCGTGCTCCATCAATACCTTTATAGCCTCTTCCGATATGCTCGCGGGAGGCCCGTCCTTATGGTACCTGTGCTTCTGAAGGAAGTAGTCTACTAGCAGTGGAATATCTTCCTTGCGTTCTCTTAGTGGAGGCAGGTGTATGTGAATGACGTTCAGTCTATAGAAGAGATCTTCACGGAATTTACCAGCTGCAACCTCTTCCTCTAGCTTCTTGTTGGTGGCAGCTATCACCCTGGTGTCTACTTTGATGGTAGAGGAACCGCCGACTCGCTCGAACTCCCTCTCCTGAAGGACCCTCAACAGCTTCCTCTGGGTGCCAAGTGTCATTTCTCCTATCTCATCAAGGAATATAGTGCCTTTGTGAGCAAGCTCGAACCTACCTTTCCTCTGCCTGTCTGCACCCGTAAAGCTGCCCTTTTCGTGTCCAAAAAGTTCACTTTCTAGTAGGGTCTCTGGTAATGCTGCGCAGTTGACCTTGACTAAAGGTCCTTGGCTGAAGGTCGAGTTGTAATGTATGGTCTCCGCAACCAGCTCTTTCCCTGTTCCTGTTTCTCCCGTTATAAGGACTGTAGCATCAGAAGCAGCTACCAGTCCTATGGTTTTATAAACCTCTTGCATCACGGGGCTATTGCCTATAATCCTGGAGGTCTTGTCTGGGGCTACGGCCTCTTCTGCTCTTCCTCTGACCTTGGTTGATAGCTTTTGTTGTTCAAAGAACCTGTTGATAGTCCTTGTTATATCATCGAGATCGAAAGGCTTTGTAATATAGTCCCAAGCACCAAGTTGCATGGCCTTGATGGTAGTGCTGGAATTACCGAAAGCTGTCATCACGATCATAGGGACGTTCATCCCTCTGGCCCTGAGTTGCTTGAGGACCTCGATACCATCGATCTTAGGCATGCGCACGTCCATCAATATTAGGTCAGGGGAAGACTGCTGGACCTGATCTATTACTTGTTCTCCATCCAGGGCTATCGAGACCTGGTAACCTTCATCTTCCAACAGGTCTCTC includes these proteins:
- a CDS encoding succinate dehydrogenase hydrophobic membrane anchor subunit, with amino-acid sequence MYDRRRAERPTGTFELWSWYYFRISGVLLLFLALGHVYIMHIATPVEQINYAFVAARYATPFWRTYDLVLLLLAMSHGVNGIRVIIHDYIRSRSWRLFALSALYSISLIFTVLGALVILTFQPQTS
- the sdhC gene encoding succinate dehydrogenase, cytochrome b556 subunit, which codes for MYRGREGMWAWIFHRISGVGVLLFLFIHIVDTALIGWGPKYYDAITRIYHEWAIMRFLQFVLIAGVLYHAFNGVRIIIIDFWPSGYKYQKQMFYAALGLTIVCLIPTGILLLGPIFFKA
- a CDS encoding isocitrate/isopropylmalate dehydrogenase family protein; amino-acid sequence: MTYRITLIPGDGIGPELTEATKMVLEATGVPFEWDIQQAGENVIAAEGTPLPQRVIDSIKKNKVALKGPITTPVGTGFRSVNVALRKALNLYANLRPCKTYKGVQSRYENIDLVVVRENTEDLYSGIEFERGTQEAKEATEFLSKLSSAKIPDESGIGIKFISVEGTRRIARFAFEYARQNGRKKVSIVHKANIMKYTDGLFLEIAREVAKEYPEIECNDVIVDNMCMQLVQKPELYDVLLCPNLYGDIISDLCAGLVGGLGVAPGANIGEDGALFEPIHGSAPKYAGQNKANPMAMMLSGVMMLRHLGERDAADKLERAIAEVIAEGKTVTYDLLPMDQRDRASGTSEVARAIVEKLQKM
- a CDS encoding response regulator, translated to MSRILVVDDEPALLDLLKEHLTMEGYTVDTAPSGEYALDLMRIRPPDLVILDIMLPGIDGYEVCTRMQADPKLQDIPVIMLTAKSLTSDLVAGYESGAEDYVTKPFDIDELLIRIRARLYHLYSEKISDLTGLPGKRAIEEEIDKRIRPGTDWKVVSITISNFRIYNEAYSFSEGDNLIRTASECLQKAVNNCEPSDGFLGHVGGPQFVAIVKQDNVEALKRQAKQSFQDAVQTLLSNKDKERGYIIALDRDGVAKKWEFPNLNFSLDEKISLDSESE
- a CDS encoding sigma-54-dependent transcriptional regulator; this encodes MAENNRHILVADDDPSIRTILRDLLEDEGYQVSIALDGEQVIDQVQQSSPDLILMDVRMPKIDGIEVLKQLRARGMNVPMIVMTAFGNSSTTIKAMQLGAWDYITKPFDLDDITRTINRFFEQQKLSTKVRGRAEEAVAPDKTSRIIGNSPVMQEVYKTIGLVAASDATVLITGETGTGKELVAETIHYNSTFSQGPLVKVNCAALPETLLESELFGHEKGSFTGADRQRKGRFELAHKGTIFLDEIGEMTLGTQRKLLRVLQEREFERVGGSSTIKVDTRVIAATNKKLEEEVAAGKFREDLFYRLNVIHIHLPPLRERKEDIPLLVDYFLQKHRYHKDGPPASISEEAIKVLMEHDWPGNVRELENTIERAVILAQGGVITTHHLVFSQIRTGRNIDLSEVIDKTRSLDEAMRIIESKIILEALEKAKGDHALAAEILDISESELKRKLRTADKYRREEQLAAQ